The DNA window TGCTAGGGGAGGCACTACACCTACCGAGTAGGGTCTTTGAGCCGGTAGATTGGAGATCCGCCGTACAATTCTGGGATGCTGTGGATGCTGGTCTGGGCAAAGCGTTGAGGGGTGGTTGAGATGGCACTGCTGGTCCTGCTCTGGGTAGGGCCATAGCTGCTAGACAAGAGGATCTGGGTGGGACTTCTGGCAGAGCTAGTGTTGGACTTCACTTCATTGAACATATAGCTGGGCTGATAGCGTTGACTGGGGGCAGGTTTAGAGCCACTTGACTTCTGGGCTGTGGCAGGAGCATTCTGGATGAATGTTGAACTGAAGAGGCTGGAGACTGGCCCACTACTGGCAGCATAGCTGGGCTGGTAGCTCCCCCAATGAGCAGACATTTGGCCATACTTCCTTTGGGCAGGTTTAGCAAGGAGATTCTGGCTGTATGTTGAACCCCTTCCACCCTGGTTAGAGGTAAACAGGCTTTGGCTTGGTGTTGCACCAGGGTCAGAGCCAGGCTTGAAGGCTCCATAGGAGTTTCCACTAGCTGTAGAGCTAGGGCGAAAAAGACTGGAGCGAGAGGCCAGGCTGGAAGTGGGCATGCCGCGACTTGCTCCATCTAGTCTCTGGCCAGAGGTTTGGGCATATTGATTGGAAGTTGAAACACTTCTACTGGCAGAGCTGCTCTGGTATTGCATAACATCTTGGGAGAAGCTAGGCTTGTAGCTTTTTGCTGCACTCCCACCTTGAGTAGAACCAAAACTCAGAGGACCTGGTCTAAATGAAGAACCACTTGAGGGAACTTGACGGTCAGGAGTGGAAATTGACTGGGCAGAGATTTCTATTGGTCCCTTGGAAGCCAGGGTAGAGAAGCTGCtcccttgcttcaggtcctggacATAGCGGGTGAGGGTAGCAGCTTGACCATAGAGGCTGGGGGCTCCTCTACTCTGAGTCTGGACAAGGCCTTGGTTGGGTTGTCTGGAGGTGGAGAACTTCAATCCACTCTGGGTAGAGCCATAGTTTGGAGTAGATGGTTTCAGGTTAGAGGCAGTTCTACTGTGGACATTAAACATACCATATGGATTCTGGACTAAACCAGAGCTGCTGGAGTGAGGCTGTACTGGATGAAGAGTGTAGGGCTGAATTCTCTTTGCCTCCCAACTTGAAACTGGCCTTACTGCACTGGGGTCAGAGACACTTTGACTATAGGTTCTGCTGGCCTTGGTTTGATGCATGTTGTGGATGGCAGAGGCTCCACTGGCTATAGAACCAGAGAGGCTAATGTCAGTATTCTTGGCACGGGTCCTCTTACCCTTTGTCTGGGCAGAGGTAAAGCTGCTGGGGATAGAGCCACGAGAGGCTGGTCTGAATTGATCCTGGGGATAGCTGCCACCTGTTTGCCTCTGCTCAACTTCCATTCTGGAAGAGCCAGAAAACCCATAGCCTCTTACTCTCTGGGCATCTAAACAGAACAAAGGGAAGTTATAGATTCAGTGACAAACTTGAAGGTTGGTCTGACAAAAGTGACAATGTTGGTGTTCATGCCTTACCACGTGGAGCCCATGTAAAACTTGAGTGTTCTGCAAACAATGAGCAAAGGAACACAATCCTGTCAAGAAAAGACATGGCCATTACACATCAACATTGCAAATACAAGCAGCAACCTTGCAGTAGACCTGAAACACACTGTTCAAAGAATCTTACCCCAAATTAATTCCAAAAGCCATATCAAAGCCTTAAACCACCAACAGCCCAGCCAAAGCACTACTCCACAATTAGTGGCTCAATGTCTTACTGCCTTGTTTAGTTGACATACCAGCTTGGTGTGTATTTATTGCCTGAACCTGCAGTTGCCATCCAATCACTGGCTTATTGATTGAGCATTCTC is part of the Salmo trutta chromosome 34, fSalTru1.1, whole genome shotgun sequence genome and encodes:
- the LOC115173736 gene encoding uncharacterized protein LOC115173736 isoform X2 yields the protein MGFLALPEWKLSRGKQVAAIPRINSDQPLVALSPAALPLPRQRSGLKFSTSRQPNQGLVQTQSRGAPSLYGQAATLTRYVQDLKQGSSFSTLASKGPIEISAQSISTPDRQVPSSGSSFRPGPLSFGSTQGGSAAKSYKPSFSQDVMQYQSSSASRSVSTSNQYAQTSGQRLDGASRGMPTSSLASRSSLFRPSSTASGNSYGAFKPGSDPGATPSQSLFTSNQGGRGSTYSQNLLAKPAQRKYGQMSAHWGSYQPSYAASSGPVSSLFSSTFIQNAPATAQKSSGSKPAPSQRYQPSYMFNEVKSNTSSARSPTQILLSSSYGPTQSRTSSAISTTPQRFAQTSIHSIPELYGGSPIYRLKDPTR
- the LOC115173736 gene encoding mediator of RNA polymerase II transcription subunit 1-like isoform X1, with the translated sequence MAFGINLGIVFLCSLFAEHSSFTWAPRDAQRVRGYGFSGSSRMEVEQRQTGGSYPQDQFRPASRGSIPSSFTSAQTKGKRTRAKNTDISLSGSIASGASAIHNMHQTKASRTYSQSVSDPSAVRPVSSWEAKRIQPYTLHPVQPHSSSSGLVQNPYGMFNVHSRTASNLKPSTPNYGSTQSGLKFSTSRQPNQGLVQTQSRGAPSLYGQAATLTRYVQDLKQGSSFSTLASKGPIEISAQSISTPDRQVPSSGSSFRPGPLSFGSTQGGSAAKSYKPSFSQDVMQYQSSSASRSVSTSNQYAQTSGQRLDGASRGMPTSSLASRSSLFRPSSTASGNSYGAFKPGSDPGATPSQSLFTSNQGGRGSTYSQNLLAKPAQRKYGQMSAHWGSYQPSYAASSGPVSSLFSSTFIQNAPATAQKSSGSKPAPSQRYQPSYMFNEVKSNTSSARSPTQILLSSSYGPTQSRTSSAISTTPQRFAQTSIHSIPELYGGSPIYRLKDPTR